The following DNA comes from Curtobacterium sp. 9128.
AGCAGGCACTCGCGCAGGTAGTCGTGCGCGAGCCGCGCGAGGTCGTCCCGCGCGAACATCCCGGCGCGACGCCCGGTGAGGACCATGAGGCCGGCGACGGCGTTCTGCAGGAGCTTCCGCCACGCGACGCTCGTGAAGTCCTGCGCCACGTCGACCTCGACCCGTGTGCCGTCCAGCGCGCGCAGCAGGGCTCCGGTACCGGGACCGTCCGGCAGGGTCAGCCGCGGCGTCGCACGGAGCCAGACGGTGCCGTCGTGCTGCGTCTCGGCCGGGAACCAGACCACCGACGGCACGACGTCGGCACCCGCGACGTGCGGCGCGAGGGAGCGGACCTGCTCGACCCCGTTCTGCAGCACGCACACCACGGTGCCCGGTCGGCAGAGCACGGCGAGCCAGGGCGCGCACGCTGGTACCTGCGTCGCCTTCACAGCGAGGAGCACGACGTCCACGGGGTCCGTCACGGCGCGCGGGTCGGTCTGGACGGGCCCGGGCACCACGATCCGCCCGGACGCGTCCACGAGCTCCAGGTGGTCCCGAGCCGTCCGACCGAACAACAGCGGCGTCCGACCGGCGGCGTGCAGTGCTGCGGCGACGACGGTCCCGATGGCTCCCGGCCCGACCACGGCCACTGATGCGTCCATGGGACGATTGCACCATGACCGCCACGCTCGTCGTCAAGGGCCTCGCCGGCGGCTATGCCGCACGCACACTGTTCGAGGGGCTCGACCTCACGGTCGCCCCCGGGGACGTGATCGGCGTCGTCGGCGTGAACGGCGCCGGCAAGTCCACCCTGCTGCGGCTCCTCGCGGGCGTCGACGAGCCGCTCGCGGGCACCGTGTCGCTCGCCCCGGCCGACGCGTTCGTCGGCTGGCTGCCCCAGGAACACGAGCGGGTCGCCGGGGAGACCGTGACCGGGTACCTCGGACGACGGACCGGCTGCACCGCGGCGACCGCGGAGATGGACACCGCCGCGGCTGCCCTCGGGGACCCGGATGCCCCGGCGGACGCCGCCGACCGGTACTCCACCGCGCTCGACCGGTGGCTCGCGTCGGGCGCGGCCGACCTCGACGAGCGCGTCCCGGCCGTCCTCGCGGACCTCGGGCTGACGGTGGACACGGACGCGCTCATGACGTCGCTGTCCGGCGGTCAGGCCGCACGGGTCGGACTGGCAGCGCTGCTGCTGTCCCGGTTCGACGTCGTCCTGCTCGACGAACCCACCAACGACCTCGACCTCGACGGTCTGGCGAAGCTGGAGGCGTTCGTCACGGGCCTCCGCGGCGGGGTCGTCCTCGTCAGCCACGACCGCGAGTTCCTCGCGCGGTCGGTCACCGGCGTCCTCGAGCTCGACCTCGCGCAGTCGTCGAACCGGCTCTTCGGCGGTGGCTACGACGCCTACCTGGAAGAACGCGAGATCGCCCGCCAGCACAAGCGGGACGCCTACGACGAGTACGCGTCGACGAAGGCGGATCTGGTGTCGCGGGCCCGGACGCAGCGGGAGTGGTCGAGCCAGGGCGTCCGGAACGCGATGAAGAAGGCACCGGACAACGACAAGATCCGGCGCAAGGCGGCCTCGGAGTCGAGCGAGAAGCAGGCGCAGAAGGTCCGCCAGATGGAGTCCCGCATCGCACGCCTCGACGAGGTCGAGGAGCCCCGCAAGGAGTGGCAGCTCGAGTTCACGATCGGCCAGGCGCCGAGGAGCTCCGCGGTCGTGGCGACCCTGTCCGACGCCACGTTCACGCAGGGCGACTTCACCCTCGGTCCGGTGTCGCTGCAGGTCGACGGCGGGGACCGCATCGGCATCACCGGCCCCAACGGCGCCGGCAAGTCGACGCTGCTCCGCGCCCTGCTCGGCAAGCAGTCGCCGACGGCCGGGACGGCGAGCACCGGATCGAGCGTCGCGGTCGGCGAGATCGACCAGGCCCGCGGGCTGTTCACCGGCACGGAGCCCCTCGCCGCGGTGTTCGAGGGACTCGTGCCGGAGCTGGCCACCGCCGAGGTCCGGACCCTGCTCGCCAAGTTCGGTCTCAAGGCGGACCACGTGGGCCGCGCGGCCGGCGAGCTCTCCCCCGGCGAACGCACGCGCGCCGGCCTCGCGCTGCTGCAGGCCCGCGGCGTGAACGTCCTGGTCCTCGACGAGCCGACGAACCACCTCGACCTGCCGGCGATCGAGCAGCTGGAACAGGCACTCGACTCGTACGACGGCACGCTGCTGCTGGTCACGCACGACCGGAGGATGCTGGAGACGGTCCGGCTGGACCGCCAGTGGCGTGTCGAGGCCGGCCGCGTCACGGAACGCTAGGACCGGACAGGAGGCCCGTGGTGCGACGGCGGACGTGGATCGTGACGAGTGTGGCCGGTGCTGCCCTCGTCGGTACCGTCGTGTGCGTCGGGCTCGTCCTGGTGCCGGACCGCGACCAGGCGAGCCCACCGACGACCGCCGCCGCCCGGCAGCCGACGCCGACGCCGACCCCCGCCGCCGTGCCTGCGGCACCGTCGGCGGCGGAACTCGCGGCGTTGCCGCTCGCGTTCCACGACGCGGTGATCCCCGGGCTCCTCGACGGCTCGGACGTCCACCCCGAGAACGGCTGGCAGATCGCGACCCCGAACGAGCAGCTCGTCGCGCTGTACGCCAGCCCGGACGCCGACGCTGCACCCATCGGGACGCTCTCGGCGACGGTGTCGACGGTGGAGCTCCCCGCCGCCACCGCCGTGTGGGGTCGCTCCGCAGGCGTCGACGGCGGGATGCTGCTCGTGTCGACCCCGGCGCGGAACCGCACGCCGGGTGACGGTGGCGTGTCCGACGCCCCGAGTGCGACGTTCGCGTGGGCCCGCGCCGCCGACTTCAGCCTCGTGGACACGGACCGGACGATCCGGGTCGACGTCGCGTCGGACACCGTCTCGGTCGTGGCCCGGAGCGGCCAGGTCGTGGCGAGCGAGCCGGCACGGCTCGGCACACCGGACGACCCGACCCCGACCGACACGGCGACCTACGTCGAAGCGGCGTACGTCGACGCGCGGGTGACCTACACGCAGGGCAACCCGATCATCCTGACCGGGGCGCACTCCTCCCGCATCCCGTCGTACGGGGGGAACGCCGCACTGACGGCGCTGCACTACTACCCGGACCCGACCGGCAGCTCGCACGGATGCGTGCGGATCTCCGCCGAGATGACGAAGACCCTCGCGGCGCTGCCGGTCGGTACCCCGATCCAGTTCACCTGATCGGGTCGAGACCGGCCGTGCGGCGGACCGCTAGGAGATGCGTATCGACCCAGCACCTTCGACACCGGTGACCGAAGTGTTCCCCCGCTCCGCTCGGACAGCAGCCTCGGCGTCGAACTCGGCGCCCGCCTCGACCGTCACACCTCGGATGTCGACGCGGCTCCGATCGCGACACACGAAGGTTCGGACGGCGAATCGTGTCCGATCCTGCAAGGTGATCTCGTCCTTCGGCTCCGGTTCGATGCGAATTCCCCGTGCAACGCCGATAGTGACCGCAGAATCGTCGTCGAGGATTCCCGACAGCTCGATCGCCGCATCCCCGGAATACCGCGTGGTGTCAAAGACGACCGCGGACTCGTCCTTGAGTCGCAGATCGGTCATCTGCAGGACGCCACTGGACATCGACGATGGTCGGAACTCGAAGAGCGCGGACTT
Coding sequences within:
- a CDS encoding ABC-F family ATP-binding cassette domain-containing protein; translated protein: MTATLVVKGLAGGYAARTLFEGLDLTVAPGDVIGVVGVNGAGKSTLLRLLAGVDEPLAGTVSLAPADAFVGWLPQEHERVAGETVTGYLGRRTGCTAATAEMDTAAAALGDPDAPADAADRYSTALDRWLASGAADLDERVPAVLADLGLTVDTDALMTSLSGGQAARVGLAALLLSRFDVVLLDEPTNDLDLDGLAKLEAFVTGLRGGVVLVSHDREFLARSVTGVLELDLAQSSNRLFGGGYDAYLEEREIARQHKRDAYDEYASTKADLVSRARTQREWSSQGVRNAMKKAPDNDKIRRKAASESSEKQAQKVRQMESRIARLDEVEEPRKEWQLEFTIGQAPRSSAVVATLSDATFTQGDFTLGPVSLQVDGGDRIGITGPNGAGKSTLLRALLGKQSPTAGTASTGSSVAVGEIDQARGLFTGTEPLAAVFEGLVPELATAEVRTLLAKFGLKADHVGRAAGELSPGERTRAGLALLQARGVNVLVLDEPTNHLDLPAIEQLEQALDSYDGTLLLVTHDRRMLETVRLDRQWRVEAGRVTER
- a CDS encoding L,D-transpeptidase translates to MRRRTWIVTSVAGAALVGTVVCVGLVLVPDRDQASPPTTAAARQPTPTPTPAAVPAAPSAAELAALPLAFHDAVIPGLLDGSDVHPENGWQIATPNEQLVALYASPDADAAPIGTLSATVSTVELPAATAVWGRSAGVDGGMLLVSTPARNRTPGDGGVSDAPSATFAWARAADFSLVDTDRTIRVDVASDTVSVVARSGQVVASEPARLGTPDDPTPTDTATYVEAAYVDARVTYTQGNPIILTGAHSSRIPSYGGNAALTALHYYPDPTGSSHGCVRISAEMTKTLAALPVGTPIQFT
- a CDS encoding oxidoreductase: MDASVAVVGPGAIGTVVAAALHAAGRTPLLFGRTARDHLELVDASGRIVVPGPVQTDPRAVTDPVDVVLLAVKATQVPACAPWLAVLCRPGTVVCVLQNGVEQVRSLAPHVAGADVVPSVVWFPAETQHDGTVWLRATPRLTLPDGPGTGALLRALDGTRVEVDVAQDFTSVAWRKLLQNAVAGLMVLTGRRAGMFARDDLARLAHDYLRECLLVARAEGADLGDDVPDALVEQFRGSPVDMGTSILADRIAGNPLEWDVRNGVVQRLGAAHGIPTPVSHVLVPLLAAASDGPG